Genomic DNA from Niabella ginsenosidivorans:
TATAGCAATTCTCTCACTTAAATATTTTGCAAAGTCCTGCACTTTATCATATAAATCTTTTTTCGTAATAGGCTGTTGTTTTTCAGCAATAAACTGTAACCAGTATAACAAATATCCGATGGTTGGTATTGGGTCGATCTCTGTGAAATTTTCTTTTATCAGTTGTTCAACTTCGCTTGCTATTGACTCTTCATTGATTTCGATGAATTGTGTTTTGGTCTTAACTACTTTCCAATCTTCTGGAATTATTTTATACTTTTTTAAAATAGCATTTTCTTTTTCGCTAATACTGTCTTTATGGTCGCTCCAATTTTTGAGGTCTTTGCTTATTTCTCCATAAGATACAAGTATAGGAATCGCTTCACGATATTTATCTAAAAATCTTTTAACGAATGATGTTTTAGTCTCTGATAAAATATTAGATAACGTAATGGTATTTCCTAAATTTTTCAATTGAATTGCAAACAAAATTTGACCATTGTTATCTAATATATCTAAATCCTCTTCTCCTTCTAATCTGTAAATGAAGTCATTTGACAACGAGGATAAGATGTAATGCAATGAATATAGGAATTGTGTTCTGTAACCTTTAAGAGCTGAAATTGCGGACATTAGAAGTTAATTTTTTTCGATTGGCTAATACAAATCACACATCATGATTGTAAAGGAATTCAATTTTATTTTGATGTAATAACAAGCAAGTTTTGACAGTTGTTAGTATTTTTAATCGCAGTGTTTGCCGCTGATAAAAGATGCGATATTCTATCCTCTATTCCACTTTTTGTAATACCAGGTTGTACAAGGATAATCTGAAACCCGACTTTCACACCTCTATTGTTTGCAATAAAATCCTTCAAAAGTGCAACATTATCGCTGCAAGTTCCATCAAGAGTCTTGCCGCGTTGTCTTCGTTCCAACTTTTGTATAAGCCTTGTATAATTCGTATAATTTAACGACTTGATACCCTGTCCCAGAACTTCATAAATATCTTCAACCCTGTTACCAGGATTTCTGGCAGATGAGCCCTTACAGTGGTACAATTTGATAAGAATTTCGTTTGTATCCATTTCAGCAGTAATAAAGTCTGCGATTTCGCCAGAACCGTGATCATAATAGGAAAAGGGTAAATTCCTTCCAGCTAACTGGGATTTCAAAAAGCAATGTATTGAAGTATCTCCTGTGCATTCGTTTTCTATGTCTATGTTATTTTCAGTCCACGCTGTAGAATCATCCAGATGTTCTTCTGGAAATACTTGCCTATCTCTTGGTGCATCTAAATAGTGACTTCCATTGTACAGTAAAGAGAAATCAGAATAATAAAACACAAGTGGATAAGAATTTAAGTAATCCATTATTCCCATTCCTCTATCACTCTCCGTCCTATATACAACGATTTGGTTGGATAGCGCTTCATTTTCTGAAGTAAAATGATTATCATAATTGTAAGAAAAGAATAATGGCAAGGAAAAATGATCGCAGTTCAAACTTATCCTATAATGTTCGTTGTCTGAATCGTTGTGATTAAAAGATAATTGGATATCTATTAATTCCATAGTTATCGTTTCTTCACCATTAGTATAAACCACTTTTATAAAATTTCTAAATGCCGATTCATGCCAGTTAACCGCCACAACTTCTTTGTCAGGAAGAACATCCAGTGCCACTGAGGTAGGTAAATCATCAATTGGTGTATTGGTACGCCCATCCAACCGTTCATTTATTTTATGTGCTATTGCTTTAGCCCACATTATTAAAAGATGCAAATTTCCATTGCGTTGACTCCAAACTTTCGAGGAACTACTCAATCCAATCGTAATGCTTGAACCATCTTCAACCCCCTTCCCAAATAAATGCCCCCTATGGAAGTTATCAGCGTTTCTTCGGTCAATTGACAAATGTGCGGTTGGACCTGTAACAATCCTATAGCTCTCATTTGTTCCGTAGTGGCTTCTATTTCTCATGCCAATGTTAAAAAACTCTGCCTCGTCAATATTTGCCAAAACACTGTTTAGTTCCCGATCTGAGAGAAGAACTCCATCCGCGCCTACGCAATATGACTGAAGAATAAAGTCATAAAACTCAACCCTTTTTTTGATGGTTGAATTAATAAATAATAAGGAAGAATTACTGTCAAAGTAAACAACAACCAAGTGGTTGGATACATTTACAAGCGTATTGCTTTTTGACCATTTAGGGAAGTTAATATCTTGCAAGACTAACACAGAAATATTTTCTTCAGAATTTTCCTCCCGGTGAACAATTTCCAGTCCAAATGCCGATAGGTCTATTGTCATGTCGCACTGAAATCCCCCTCTGTTTATCGAATATATTTTGGAGTGGAAAGATGGCTCAATACTACTTAATGAAAGTTCTTCGAACTCTTCTGCCGTATCATCTTCATTTACCAGGAACCCGTCAATCATTTCTCTTGAAGAAACCTCTTCATCAATTCGGCTTTCTGACATTTCAATTATCAGTTCTCTCCAAATTGAATTGGTTCTATACAAATAATGTTTTTCTATCTCTATTTCTGCAGGTATTGCTATAAACTTAGCATGTGTCACATTTTTTGCATTGGTTCTTGTAAAACGACCAATAAATTGAAGTGTTGCAGCCAATGATTTGTGTGGTGAATGTATTGCTGCTATCTTTAGATTAGGGAAGTCAAACCCTTCTCCAAGCATATCAACGCATATAATTCCATCAAGGTTTCCATTTCTCAAATTGTTGAGCGCATTTTCAACAGCACTGATACCTACCTTACTATGAATTAACTGCAAGCGAAGGGCAGTATTATTCTTATAAATTTCGGAAAGTTCTTTTGCCCTTTTTATAGAATCTGTCCTTACCATTACATAATGAACGATATCTGCTGGCTCGGATCTAAAAACCCTTTCACATTCCTGAGCTATCGCTATGTCATTTCCTGGTTCTGCTGCCACCGGTATAAATTCTGTTCTCCCAAATATTCCTTCTTCATAAGCTTGTGAAATGGGATAATTGTAGATGATTTTACCTGGAATTTCCTTTTTGTCCCTGCGAAAAGGGGTGGCAGTAAATAGTATCTTTTTTGCTCCAGGATAATGATTAAGAATATCTATCCATGATTTTGCAGGCGTATGATGAGCTTCGTCTATTAGGATTAAATCAAAAAAGTCTTCAGAAGAAGTCTGTATTCCTTCTATACCAGGGCTTACGCAATGAGGGGTGCTCACAACAACATGATAGTTGCTCAGTTCAGCCCACATTTGCATATTTACAACTTCCTTTTTCTGCTCCTTCACCCTTATTTCACTTGTGGACAGATTGAGAACACCTAAATTCCTTAACGGTTGTAAAGCAGCAAATCCTCTCGTTATTTGATCTCTAACTAATTTGCTTGGAGTGATTACAAGAACCCTATTCGCTTTAAGAACAAAGGGGCACATCATTAAAACAGCGGTTTTCCCTGTACCCGTTGGCATTACTACGATTCCAGGCTTCTTACTAATTGTAAAATGACTGGCTATACTATGGATAGCCCCTATCTGCGCCCGGCGTAAACCAAAACCGGGTCTGTCTTCTTCTGCAATTGGATAGGTGATTAAGTGATAATTGTTCGCAAAGTATCCCATATTTTATCATCCATTTTCAACACTTTGCCCATTTTATACAACAACTGACTTGTTAACTATTATCACTTGCTGTAAATAGCCAGAATGTATAAGTCATATTTGTCAGCCTATTTCCTTATAGTCAAAGTGCCTGCTTTTAAATTTCTATTTGTCATTCTAATGTTACCCAGATAAGTAGTATAAGGTTTGTGCAGCAAACTTGCATCGCTTCCTTCTGCTTTTGCCTTTTCTTTAATTTTATCCGGTGCATCAATATAGTTGTTAAACACCCTTATTCCTGTCAGAGTCTGATCTCCTTCATATTTCGTTTTCCGATAGCTGATTTTAAAGCCACTGCTTCTTACAATATCCAATATCTCATTTGTTAGTGGCCGGAAATTCTTGTAAGCTGAAAAAGTAAGATCATCCACAAACCTTGTATATGTTATTTGGTTTGATTTACACAAGGCGATGAGTTTTTGATCAGTATCCCTAAAAACAAGATTCGCAATAGCAGTACTTGTGGGAGTTCCCTGCGGCAGTTCAAATTCTATGGATGTTAATTTAGTTAGCCAGTGAGCAATGTGATTGGAATAACCTAAATCCAGAAAGAGTTTAAAAATCTGTTTATGCGTTACACTTGGAAAAAAATCCTGGAGGTCGGTTGCGAATTGATATTTATTGCCCTGATGTGCTTTAGCATTGGTGATATTGCTTTTTTTCTTCACTCCTCCTTGTATATTTTCAGGCAGCTCAATTTTGGACAGAATATTTATTTTTATTGATTTTTGAATCTGTTTCAAGCGTGAGTAGCTGGGTCGTATAATCCTCTTTTTGGAGGTGCCGTCAGGATAGGTTTTTACTTTACCGGTATCCTTGTCTTTTTTTTCTTCAACCCAATTCCCATAGTAACTTTCAATATTTTCGCACAAATATTCAATCTCTGCAGGGCTACAGCATAAAATGGATGCTAAAAACTGAAGCTGCTTTTTTCTATATTGTGAAGATTTCATTAATTATCTCTTTTACGGTATCACCAACAGCGTTAAACATTTCCTTTTTTTCAGGCTTAACGTCTTCCTCTGTTATTGACAGAAAAAATAGTATTGGCAAAGGGACATCTAATTTCTCAGCAATCGTTTTTATTACAGATAGATTGGGTTCTTTCTGGTTATTCTCAATCTGAGATAAATAAGTCTGCGTTATATTACATTCCGTTGCAAATTGTCCTTGCGTAAAGCCTTTATTTTTTCTTATATTTTTTATAGTATTTCCTAAATTCATAAAAGAAAAAATTAGAGAGCGTTAGACTACTTCATAAAAAACCTCCAATCACATCGCTTAAACAAAAAACTTAGTGAGCAGCGAAACCGCCTTAACTATAAGCAACAGGCTTGCCACATCGGTAACATCGTTTCTTTGTTTATACTTCTTCAGTAGGATGATTGTTTGAAACAGGAGTTTACGATCTTCATCTAATAGAGAACACCGGTTCTCGATGATGGATTCAATACCTTGTATCAAATCATCAATGTTTTGGGATGATACTTGTTTAATCATATTTTAATTTTTAAATAGAGAGCGGAATTACCCTCTTGCTTATAAAGCAATTCATCCTATTTAAAAAACAAGCTATCAAAAGCGTAAGCGATGTTCTCATTGCACTCTCTAATCCCTCTTGCTTTTAAAAAATAATAAGCGTACTTCTCAAAGCTGGCATTATGAACTTAAGACGTATGACGCGGGAATAGCGCATAGGTCAGGACGCAGCAATGGCCTGGCTCGAGAAATAATCCCTCTCGGGTTGTCTTTTCAGACTTTTAAATGGACTCCTTTCGATAACTTGCCCCAAAACACTGTTCAAAGAACTTAATAAAACAAAGTTAGTAAAATATTACTGTCAGTTAAAAACAGATACTAAAATAGTTATCAACATAATGTTAATAAAAACTTTCCCTTATTCTATTTTCTTACTACCATTCCCGCCAACCCTGGCGTATTCATTATCCTGTCCATTTCATCCTCCACAATGGCTTTTGCTTCCCGCTTGATGCGCAGAAAAGTCTCCCGGATGTTTTTTTTATCTACATGCTCTTTAGGCAAGGGTTTATACTCGGCTTCTTCCTTTTTGAGCGCATTAAAATCATGCTGTATCTGTGCATGAAACATCTTTTGCGGAATACGCTGATCGGGGTTGTCCGCTACCATACCCACGACCTCACCTGCAGAAAGGCTGGATATAGTAGATTGAGGAATAGCATAATCCAATTGTTTGGATTTGTTGAGGGACGTATCGCTGCTGTTAATGGTAAGGCTTTGCCGGTCCTGCATGATCTTCCCGAACCTTTCGGAAAGGGATTTGGCGCTATCTCCTGTAACCTGCCCGGAGATAATATTACCCACCATTGATAAAATAACATTTGCCTGCTTTTCTCCATAATGCAGAATAAGCTGGCTGGCATCCTGTATGACTAAGGTTACATTTACCAGAAAGCTCCTGCAAATGGATAAAAACTTGTCCGCGCTATGCCAGGTAATATTGGCGAACTCTTCCAATAAAATACCACAGGGTTGCTGCTCCTGCTCCTTTAGGAGCTTTTGCAGGGTATTCAGGTATAAAGAGATTACCGCGCAATAAACATTTGACACTTGTGGGTTATTGGCAATACAAACGATCTGCGGCTTTTTAGGATCGTTTATTTCCATTGTAAAATCATTACCGGAAAGTACATAATACAGCTTTTCGCTGGCCAGCGTTCCCAGGCTGATCGCCGCCCCGGAGATCTGCCCGATGAGCTGCTTGCCGGCATCTTCCTGGTACGCCCGGACGAAAGGCGTTGCGATCACTTCCAGCGTTGGCTCGGCCATAAGGATAGTAAAGAGCTTATCCAGCGGTGTTTGTGCCAGTTCTATAACATGCGGTAAAGTGCAATATTTGCCATCCTGGTAAATACGCAAAAACCAGATCAGGGCGGTAATAAAGCTAATACTACTCTCCACCCAGAAATCCCCTTGCTGGTCAATCCATTCCTGGTTTAGACCTAACAGGATAGCCCGCGAAGCAGATGCTGCATCGGTAATGGAATTTATTGAACCTGGTAACAACGGATTGCACCGCTCCTGTATATCCTCGAAGTTCAGGATATGGAACTCCGGGGCTACCTTATAACGATGCTTATTTCGCAGGAAATGGTTGTAGGCAACTTTTGTTAAGTCAGGATACTTGAAGTCATGGATGAATAAAGCATAGCCCTTAGCGATCTGCTGTTTCAGTATCTCTTTTGCTACCAGGGTTTTTCCACTTCCGGGCAGGCCCATCAAAAGAACGCCACCCCTGAACCCGTTGATGATATTGATCCAGCCGTTGCGTTCTTTGTTCTTTAATTTATACCGGGTTGGTATGTTAACGGAATATTTGTTTTCCAGTTTGCGTTCTTCCTGCGGGAATGTTTCATTGACCGTATTAAAGACATCGCCGCTGAGCTTTTTTTTAATAATGCGGAACAGCAAGGTGCCACCAGTCAAAATGAAAATAAATCCCATTGTTGTTACTATCATATAGAATAAGGCAATAATGGTATTGCTGGCCTGTAGCCAGAACAACAAACCACTGATAAAATAAAGCGTCAGGCCGGTTATCAGGTAGGCAATCGCCAGCCGGTAATTAAATTCCTCGCCTTTCTTTGCTTTCACGCCCAGCAGCGATAAAGAAAGAAAGCCTAAAGCGATAAATTTTGCTTTGTGAAAAGCATTAAATAACCCTGTCCGGTGGATATTATCTAATATCTTATTGCTGACGGCATGTGTCCAGCCCTTTTCCTGGAAAAAAACATAACAACTATCATAAAAGTGCATTAACAATACGGCTACACTGATCAGCCGGGTCATATCCATGATCTTCTTTAACCCCATTTCGTTTTCATTCGTCCTCATTGTCATACCACACTTTTTTAAAATAAATGATTTATAATTCCCATTGCTTAGTAAAGCCCTTCTTCTTTTTGCGCTGCTCTTCGGTAAGCAGTTCCTTATTGATGGCCCAGCTTTCCCCGCTGTCCGGGTCTACCACCTGTTCAATAATTTTGGAAGCGCCTTTGCTCACTTCTTCCAATGCCGGTTCTTTTTCCGGAGCCTTTGTTTTATCAGGCTCTTTTCCCGTTTCCGGTTTCCTGGCTTTTGAACTGTTTTTTTGTTTTGTTGCCGTCTCCTGCTGATGTTCAGGCTGTTGTTTGGCAGCATTTTCCTTGCCGCTCCGCTGCTGTACCTGTGAATGATTTTTTTGCTGGGCTACTGTCTGCTGTTTCTGCTGCTCTTTTTCGGGTTGCTGCTGCGGTTCCATCCCCAGCCGCTCCAATATTCGTTTGGCAGCATATTTTTTGTCTATATCACTGCCGTTAAAGACTGTTTTCTTGTCATGATCTATATAGGTCAAGCCAAATACCCGGCCCTGCTCATTACGCCGGACTACCAGGTCTATGCGTTCGCGCTTTAACAGCTTGGCCAACTCTGCCAGAGATCGCGGTCCTGACTGCATCGCCCATTCGATAGCCGTTTTGATGTGCTTCTTATCAGGCAGGCGCTTTTTTTCGTTCTCCCTGCATTTTTCTTCGATATAATCCAGTGTCGGTTTGCTATAAAAGGCACTGGCCTTAATGGGCTTGGTGAGCGCTTTACCGTTTTTATCTATTACCACATAAGTCAACCCCCGGTGCTTATAAATCCGGCCATCTTCCGCGCCGCGATCCGCTTTTACGTTATACAGTTTTAAAACAGCATTCAATTCATGAATTGATGTGTATTTATAGCGGTCAATGACATGATCCAGCACATTGGTAATGCTGCGCATAGTGGCAGATTTTCCCGCCTGTATTTTTTGTGGAGTAACTGTAAGTTGTTTTTCTTCTTCCCGCCGCTGTTCTTTTTTATCAGCAGGAATAAAACCATACTGCTTTTCCATCTCCTTGCGTACCGGCTCGGAAACATTTTTTCCAATAAAATGCGTGGAAATGCGTGTACCGTCATCCCTGATCAATGGAGCCAGCACATGAATATGGGGGTGACCGGCATCTTCATGCTGGTAGACCAGGTATGGCTGATCGCCAAAACCGATCTTATGCATGTATTCATCAGCCAGGTGGATCAGAAATGTTTTATCCAGCCGTTCTTTCTCCGAAGGATGAAAATTGAGCGATATATGAATGAGCTTTGTTTCTGCTGTTTCATGCAGCGTTATTAAATCTTTAAACCGCTGTTCCTTATCATGAAAATTCAGCTCCTTTGGGAGCTTGAAAAAGCTATGCGCATGGAGCAGTTCAGCACTGCCTTTCAGCACTTTTTTTTCATGGTAATTGAGTGCTTTTTTGAGGTTCGTTGGAAAGGTTATTTGAGGGCGCATTGCAAACGGATTTGATTCATAGAAACGCGGATTTCTTCAATCTTTTTTACGAGGTTTTGCCGGGTGGATTCGGTTAGCTCTGCCCATATTTTTATCTCCGGGATATGATCCAAAGTGTGCAGCTTATGAACGGTCTGATTGAAGTTATTCCCGATAGCTGAAAGCTCCCTTGAAAGCTGGTTTAAGGCTGACAAAATTTCACGGGAGGCTTCGTCTTTATAAAGAATAACAACCGGCTTTTGCAGGAGTACCTTGCGCACATACTGGCTGAGTTTGGTGCAGGTCGTTTGCTTATATAATTTATAAATGGTTGTATATTCATCCGGCTTTACCCGGATGCTGATCCAGGCTTTGGGGGTTATTTTTTCTTCATTCATCACTATTTCGTTTACACTGTTTTTAAATTTTCCGCACGAGTTTCGAGTGCGGAAACCATAAAAATCCCTCTATCCTTTTTCCCGAAGCGACTTTGGAGCGAAGGGCAAGGTCCAAAAGTTGCACTTTTGGTACACCTTGCCATCCCCGCGCGGGAGCAGGGGGATTGACTGCCCGCAGGTATCCGGAGGGTGCAGCAGGCTGATTAAAGGCGATACCGGTCACTGGTGGCCGGCATACCGCTTTGCGGCATTCATGCCGCAGGTCTGGGGCCAGTGCCAAAGTGCTGGTGCCAATCGTTCAGATCTTTGTACCCCGCATACCAATGGCGTTCGTCACTGAACCGGTCAGGATCTGTTGCAAGTGCAAGATTGGTGTATTTGGTGCCGGTCTTATCATTATCTAAATACAAATACACACGATCATAAGCCTGCATTATTGGCAGTTGCATTTCAAAAAAAGAAGTGCTGTTCAGCACTAAAAAATCACACTGTGGAACCTCCTGGTTGATGTGGATGGTCTGGTAAGAAAGGAAGTCAAAAAAGCCTTCAAAAACAGACAGGTTTTCCGTTCCATTTTTGAACCAG
This window encodes:
- a CDS encoding YWFCY domain-containing protein, with product MTMRTNENEMGLKKIMDMTRLISVAVLLMHFYDSCYVFFQEKGWTHAVSNKILDNIHRTGLFNAFHKAKFIALGFLSLSLLGVKAKKGEEFNYRLAIAYLITGLTLYFISGLLFWLQASNTIIALFYMIVTTMGFIFILTGGTLLFRIIKKKLSGDVFNTVNETFPQEERKLENKYSVNIPTRYKLKNKERNGWINIINGFRGGVLLMGLPGSGKTLVAKEILKQQIAKGYALFIHDFKYPDLTKVAYNHFLRNKHRYKVAPEFHILNFEDIQERCNPLLPGSINSITDAASASRAILLGLNQEWIDQQGDFWVESSISFITALIWFLRIYQDGKYCTLPHVIELAQTPLDKLFTILMAEPTLEVIATPFVRAYQEDAGKQLIGQISGAAISLGTLASEKLYYVLSGNDFTMEINDPKKPQIVCIANNPQVSNVYCAVISLYLNTLQKLLKEQEQQPCGILLEEFANITWHSADKFLSICRSFLVNVTLVIQDASQLILHYGEKQANVILSMVGNIISGQVTGDSAKSLSERFGKIMQDRQSLTINSSDTSLNKSKQLDYAIPQSTISSLSAGEVVGMVADNPDQRIPQKMFHAQIQHDFNALKKEEAEYKPLPKEHVDKKNIRETFLRIKREAKAIVEDEMDRIMNTPGLAGMVVRK
- a CDS encoding DEAD/DEAH box helicase — encoded protein: MGYFANNYHLITYPIAEEDRPGFGLRRAQIGAIHSIASHFTISKKPGIVVMPTGTGKTAVLMMCPFVLKANRVLVITPSKLVRDQITRGFAALQPLRNLGVLNLSTSEIRVKEQKKEVVNMQMWAELSNYHVVVSTPHCVSPGIEGIQTSSEDFFDLILIDEAHHTPAKSWIDILNHYPGAKKILFTATPFRRDKKEIPGKIIYNYPISQAYEEGIFGRTEFIPVAAEPGNDIAIAQECERVFRSEPADIVHYVMVRTDSIKRAKELSEIYKNNTALRLQLIHSKVGISAVENALNNLRNGNLDGIICVDMLGEGFDFPNLKIAAIHSPHKSLAATLQFIGRFTRTNAKNVTHAKFIAIPAEIEIEKHYLYRTNSIWRELIIEMSESRIDEEVSSREMIDGFLVNEDDTAEEFEELSLSSIEPSFHSKIYSINRGGFQCDMTIDLSAFGLEIVHREENSEENISVLVLQDINFPKWSKSNTLVNVSNHLVVVYFDSNSSLLFINSTIKKRVEFYDFILQSYCVGADGVLLSDRELNSVLANIDEAEFFNIGMRNRSHYGTNESYRIVTGPTAHLSIDRRNADNFHRGHLFGKGVEDGSSITIGLSSSSKVWSQRNGNLHLLIMWAKAIAHKINERLDGRTNTPIDDLPTSVALDVLPDKEVVAVNWHESAFRNFIKVVYTNGEETITMELIDIQLSFNHNDSDNEHYRISLNCDHFSLPLFFSYNYDNHFTSENEALSNQIVVYRTESDRGMGIMDYLNSYPLVFYYSDFSLLYNGSHYLDAPRDRQVFPEEHLDDSTAWTENNIDIENECTGDTSIHCFLKSQLAGRNLPFSYYDHGSGEIADFITAEMDTNEILIKLYHCKGSSARNPGNRVEDIYEVLGQGIKSLNYTNYTRLIQKLERRQRGKTLDGTCSDNVALLKDFIANNRGVKVGFQIILVQPGITKSGIEDRISHLLSAANTAIKNTNNCQNLLVITSK
- a CDS encoding relaxase/mobilization nuclease domain-containing protein yields the protein MRPQITFPTNLKKALNYHEKKVLKGSAELLHAHSFFKLPKELNFHDKEQRFKDLITLHETAETKLIHISLNFHPSEKERLDKTFLIHLADEYMHKIGFGDQPYLVYQHEDAGHPHIHVLAPLIRDDGTRISTHFIGKNVSEPVRKEMEKQYGFIPADKKEQRREEEKQLTVTPQKIQAGKSATMRSITNVLDHVIDRYKYTSIHELNAVLKLYNVKADRGAEDGRIYKHRGLTYVVIDKNGKALTKPIKASAFYSKPTLDYIEEKCRENEKKRLPDKKHIKTAIEWAMQSGPRSLAELAKLLKRERIDLVVRRNEQGRVFGLTYIDHDKKTVFNGSDIDKKYAAKRILERLGMEPQQQPEKEQQKQQTVAQQKNHSQVQQRSGKENAAKQQPEHQQETATKQKNSSKARKPETGKEPDKTKAPEKEPALEEVSKGASKIIEQVVDPDSGESWAINKELLTEEQRKKKKGFTKQWEL
- a CDS encoding reverse transcriptase family protein encodes the protein MKSSQYRKKQLQFLASILCCSPAEIEYLCENIESYYGNWVEEKKDKDTGKVKTYPDGTSKKRIIRPSYSRLKQIQKSIKINILSKIELPENIQGGVKKKSNITNAKAHQGNKYQFATDLQDFFPSVTHKQIFKLFLDLGYSNHIAHWLTKLTSIEFELPQGTPTSTAIANLVFRDTDQKLIALCKSNQITYTRFVDDLTFSAYKNFRPLTNEILDIVRSSGFKISYRKTKYEGDQTLTGIRVFNNYIDAPDKIKEKAKAEGSDASLLHKPYTTYLGNIRMTNRNLKAGTLTIRK
- a CDS encoding plasmid mobilization protein, with amino-acid sequence MNEEKITPKAWISIRVKPDEYTTIYKLYKQTTCTKLSQYVRKVLLQKPVVILYKDEASREILSALNQLSRELSAIGNNFNQTVHKLHTLDHIPEIKIWAELTESTRQNLVKKIEEIRVSMNQIRLQCALK
- a CDS encoding helix-turn-helix domain-containing protein, giving the protein MNLGNTIKNIRKNKGFTQGQFATECNITQTYLSQIENNQKEPNLSVIKTIAEKLDVPLPILFFLSITEEDVKPEKKEMFNAVGDTVKEIINEIFTI